A window of the Microbacterium sp. LWH13-1.2 genome harbors these coding sequences:
- the serB gene encoding phosphoserine phosphatase SerB — MTSARFLVVLDADSTLIRNEVIELIADEAGRRAEVQAATEAAMRGEIDFATSLRSRVAALEGVPVSGFARVLARIEPTPGVCELTAAVHERGGAVGVVSGGFHEILDDVAPGLGVDRWRANRLEVADDTLTGRVDGEIVDAAAKAASLLAWADDLGVPRHATIAIGDGANDLQMMSVAGLGLAFNAKPAVRVAASLVVGPQDLSEVIALLP, encoded by the coding sequence GTGACCTCTGCGCGCTTCCTCGTCGTACTCGATGCCGATTCCACCCTCATCCGCAACGAGGTGATCGAACTGATCGCCGACGAAGCCGGACGCCGTGCCGAGGTGCAGGCCGCGACCGAGGCCGCCATGCGCGGCGAGATCGACTTCGCGACGAGCCTGCGCTCGCGCGTGGCCGCGCTCGAGGGGGTTCCCGTGTCGGGTTTCGCCCGGGTGCTCGCCCGCATCGAGCCGACCCCCGGGGTGTGCGAGCTGACGGCCGCCGTTCATGAGCGCGGCGGTGCCGTCGGTGTCGTCTCGGGCGGTTTCCACGAGATCCTCGACGACGTCGCCCCCGGGCTCGGCGTCGACCGCTGGCGCGCGAACCGCCTCGAGGTCGCGGACGACACACTCACCGGCCGGGTCGACGGCGAGATCGTCGACGCGGCGGCCAAGGCCGCATCGCTGCTGGCCTGGGCAGACGACCTGGGAGTACCGCGCCACGCGACGATCGCGATCGGCGACGGCGCCAACGATCTGCAGATGATGTCGGTCGCCGGGCTCGGACTCGCGTTCAACGCGAAGCCGGCCGTTCGCGTCGCCGCGAGCCTGGTCGTCGGCCCCCAGGATCTGTCCGAGGTCATCGCGCTGCTCCCGTAG
- a CDS encoding alpha/beta fold hydrolase has protein sequence MDIILIPGLWLDASSWNDVTADLERAGHTVHALTMPGVGAVGADSSEIGISDWVDAAVTAVDAVGGPVVVVGHSGGGNVAWGVADARPDVVTRAVFVDTVPPPSGFGISEFEVVDGVVPFPGWDSFPAEDVDDLDDETRARTAPLARSVPARVPTDEITLGPGARHAVPVTLLMGSMDRETLDSELEQWGPYADEFRAIGDAEVVRIGSGHWPQFSVPSRLADLIDAAITRR, from the coding sequence ATGGACATCATCCTCATCCCGGGCCTCTGGCTCGATGCCTCCAGCTGGAACGACGTCACCGCGGATCTCGAGCGCGCAGGTCACACCGTGCATGCGTTGACGATGCCCGGCGTCGGCGCCGTCGGCGCGGACTCATCCGAGATCGGCATCTCGGATTGGGTCGACGCCGCCGTGACCGCGGTCGACGCGGTCGGCGGGCCCGTCGTGGTGGTCGGGCACAGCGGCGGCGGCAACGTCGCCTGGGGCGTCGCAGATGCGCGCCCCGACGTCGTGACCCGAGCCGTGTTCGTCGACACCGTGCCGCCGCCCTCTGGCTTCGGCATCAGCGAGTTCGAGGTGGTCGACGGCGTGGTGCCCTTCCCCGGCTGGGACTCCTTCCCTGCCGAAGATGTCGACGATCTCGACGACGAGACCCGCGCGCGCACCGCGCCTCTCGCACGAAGCGTGCCGGCCAGAGTGCCCACTGACGAGATCACGCTCGGCCCCGGGGCTCGGCATGCCGTCCCTGTGACCCTGCTCATGGGCAGCATGGACCGAGAGACACTCGACTCCGAGCTCGAGCAGTGGGGTCCGTACGCCGACGAGTTCCGGGCGATCGGCGACGCCGAGGTCGTGCGCATCGGATCAGGTCACTGGCCGCAGTTCTCGGTGCCGAGCAGGCTGGCCGACCTCATCGATGCGGCAATCACCCGCCGCTGA
- a CDS encoding beta-ketoacyl-ACP reductase yields MSSRVVLVTGGNRGIGRAIAERFVRDGYRVAVTARSGEGPEGTLTVRADVTDAAALDAAFTEVEQQLGPVEIVVANAGITKDTLLLRMSEDDFDSVVATNLGGTFRVVKRASKGMLRARFGRVILISSVVGLYGSAGQVNYSASKSALVGFARSLTRELGGRGITANVVAPGFIETDMTAELPEETQKQYKANIPAGRFATPDEVAGVVTWLAGDDAGYISGAVIPVDGGLGMGH; encoded by the coding sequence ATGAGTTCTCGCGTCGTCCTCGTCACCGGCGGCAACCGCGGCATCGGCCGTGCGATCGCCGAACGATTCGTCCGCGACGGATACCGCGTCGCCGTCACCGCGCGCAGCGGTGAAGGTCCCGAAGGCACACTGACGGTCCGCGCCGATGTCACCGACGCCGCTGCGCTCGACGCGGCGTTCACCGAGGTCGAGCAGCAGCTCGGACCGGTCGAGATCGTCGTCGCCAACGCGGGCATCACCAAGGACACTCTTCTGCTTCGGATGAGCGAGGACGACTTCGACAGCGTCGTCGCGACCAACCTCGGCGGGACATTCCGAGTCGTCAAGCGTGCCTCGAAGGGGATGCTCCGTGCCCGCTTCGGCCGCGTGATCCTGATCTCCAGCGTCGTCGGCCTGTACGGCTCGGCCGGCCAGGTGAACTATTCGGCGTCGAAGAGCGCGCTCGTGGGCTTTGCCCGATCGCTGACGCGCGAGCTGGGCGGCCGCGGCATCACCGCCAACGTCGTCGCTCCGGGCTTCATCGAGACCGACATGACGGCGGAACTCCCCGAAGAGACGCAGAAGCAGTACAAGGCGAACATCCCTGCAGGGCGCTTCGCGACTCCCGACGAGGTCGCAGGAGTCGTCACCTGGCTCGCCGGCGACGACGCGGGCTACATCTCCGGCGCCGTCATCCCGGTGGACGGCGGACTCGGGATGGGGCACTGA
- a CDS encoding DUF4190 domain-containing protein, producing the protein MSDNSIPTPPGGQQPTPPPAPPLAPAPPAAPYQSAPSAPQTPSYPAAAPAPSYPGTAPTQSYPGAAPSFAPGQQPYGAAPAQQPYGAAAIQPYGAAPQPYGAPAPGQPGAAYPTYAAPIYPPARPASGLAVTSLICGIAGIVLFWALIPLLASIVAVITGHMALRQTKANPAIGGRGMAFAGLIMGYIMVGFLVVTIVMTIISFVFFGAFTLPFIFSS; encoded by the coding sequence GTGAGCGACAACAGCATTCCCACCCCTCCGGGCGGACAGCAGCCGACGCCGCCCCCAGCGCCGCCGCTCGCCCCGGCGCCGCCGGCAGCGCCCTACCAGTCGGCCCCCTCGGCTCCGCAGACTCCGTCGTACCCCGCCGCCGCCCCCGCACCTTCGTACCCTGGCACCGCGCCGACGCAGTCCTACCCCGGTGCAGCGCCGTCGTTCGCACCCGGACAGCAGCCCTACGGCGCGGCGCCGGCACAGCAGCCCTACGGGGCCGCCGCCATCCAGCCCTACGGCGCAGCCCCGCAGCCGTATGGCGCTCCCGCACCCGGTCAGCCCGGTGCCGCATACCCGACCTACGCCGCTCCGATCTACCCGCCTGCGCGCCCGGCGAGCGGACTCGCTGTCACGTCCCTCATCTGCGGCATCGCGGGCATCGTTCTGTTCTGGGCGTTGATACCGCTGCTCGCGTCGATCGTCGCCGTCATCACCGGCCACATGGCGCTGCGCCAGACGAAGGCGAACCCGGCGATCGGTGGTCGCGGCATGGCCTTCGCCGGCCTGATCATGGGCTACATCATGGTCGGCTTCCTGGTTGTCACCATCGTCATGACCATCATCAGCTTCGTGTTCTTCGGCGCCTTCACACTGCCGTTCATCTTCTCCTCCTGA
- a CDS encoding DUF3099 domain-containing protein, giving the protein MKSKHPVPAVTSLPQSPQDEADHRVRRYVLTMAIRIVCFGLMMFVQPYGWYTWVFALAAAVLPYIAVVFANAGSDSTETIAESPVQELEAPAPVETLPVAQDDAPGVFTIHESRQDRE; this is encoded by the coding sequence GTGAAGAGCAAGCACCCGGTCCCTGCTGTCACCTCTCTGCCGCAGTCGCCGCAGGACGAGGCAGACCACCGTGTGCGCCGGTACGTCCTCACGATGGCGATCAGGATCGTGTGTTTCGGACTCATGATGTTCGTGCAGCCCTACGGCTGGTACACCTGGGTCTTCGCTCTCGCCGCTGCGGTGCTGCCGTATATCGCGGTCGTCTTCGCGAACGCCGGCAGCGACAGCACGGAGACCATCGCAGAGTCCCCCGTGCAGGAGCTCGAAGCTCCGGCGCCGGTCGAGACGCTTCCGGTCGCGCAGGACGATGCCCCCGGCGTGTTCACCATCCACGAGAGCCGCCAGGATCGCGAGTGA
- a CDS encoding SURF1 family protein yields the protein MSARMGRWTVYVLIAIGFAIACAFLSNWQFERNETRSEQIALVEKNYDADAVPLADLIGADGSLDPGDVWHPVVLTGEYVADEQLLVRNRPHGGTSAFEVLVPFRDVDGRVFIVDRGWVPPGDGDAPDAVPAPPAGEVEVIVRLRPGEQLPASGRGAPEGQVPTINLPSIAELVEGDVITSAYGQIVSEEPAGEGTLGGFDSPTDDPGPHLSYAIQWILFALMGFVFIGYIIRTEIVKHREEVEGTPAPVKTSRRRDKDADVEDELLDAR from the coding sequence ATGAGCGCCCGAATGGGTCGATGGACCGTGTACGTGCTGATCGCGATCGGCTTCGCGATCGCCTGCGCCTTCCTGTCGAACTGGCAGTTCGAGCGGAACGAGACCAGATCCGAGCAGATCGCTCTGGTCGAGAAGAACTACGACGCGGATGCCGTACCGCTCGCCGATCTCATCGGCGCCGACGGATCACTCGATCCCGGTGATGTGTGGCACCCGGTCGTGCTCACCGGCGAGTACGTCGCCGACGAGCAGCTCCTCGTGCGCAACCGCCCGCACGGCGGCACGAGCGCCTTCGAGGTGCTGGTGCCTTTCCGCGACGTCGACGGGCGGGTGTTCATCGTCGACCGCGGGTGGGTGCCTCCAGGAGACGGGGATGCGCCCGACGCGGTCCCCGCTCCCCCGGCGGGCGAGGTCGAGGTCATCGTGCGGCTGCGTCCGGGCGAGCAGCTTCCGGCATCCGGACGAGGCGCACCCGAAGGCCAGGTGCCGACGATCAACCTCCCCTCGATCGCCGAGCTGGTCGAGGGTGACGTGATCACGAGCGCTTACGGGCAGATCGTCAGCGAGGAGCCGGCAGGAGAAGGCACGCTGGGCGGCTTCGACTCCCCCACCGACGACCCGGGTCCGCATCTGTCGTACGCGATCCAGTGGATCCTGTTCGCGCTCATGGGGTTCGTGTTCATCGGCTACATCATCCGCACCGAGATCGTGAAGCACCGCGAAGAGGTCGAGGGCACTCCCGCTCCGGTCAAGACCTCCCGGCGCCGCGACAAGGATGCGGATGTCGAGGACGAGCTCCTCGACGCGCGCTGA
- a CDS encoding pyridoxamine 5'-phosphate oxidase family protein, whose translation MTHEQELDLLSLNEWLKGRHALTGLAPDWDLGALPDEPSALFARWLREAADAGVAEPHTVTLATVDADGVPDARTLILKRIDERGWAFASTRSSRKGAQLAAVPAAALNFWWQPQVRAVRVRGRVEEATAEESAADLAARSASARADIAAGDWTLWRLIPTRVEFWQGSRDRRHTRVVYDAADEGWSRTVIGGAADRPTEARGS comes from the coding sequence GTGACCCACGAACAGGAACTCGACCTTCTCTCGCTCAACGAGTGGTTGAAAGGCAGGCACGCTCTCACCGGGCTCGCTCCGGACTGGGATCTCGGGGCGCTGCCCGATGAACCGAGCGCGCTCTTCGCCCGCTGGTTGCGTGAAGCGGCGGACGCCGGAGTGGCGGAGCCGCACACCGTCACCCTCGCGACCGTGGACGCCGATGGCGTTCCCGATGCCCGCACGCTCATCCTGAAGAGGATCGACGAACGCGGGTGGGCGTTCGCCAGCACGAGATCTTCGCGCAAGGGCGCGCAGCTCGCCGCCGTCCCCGCGGCGGCACTGAACTTCTGGTGGCAGCCCCAGGTGCGTGCGGTGAGAGTGCGCGGACGCGTCGAAGAGGCGACGGCCGAGGAGAGCGCGGCCGACCTCGCCGCGCGCTCTGCATCGGCGCGTGCCGACATCGCGGCCGGTGACTGGACGCTCTGGCGGCTGATCCCCACCCGGGTCGAGTTCTGGCAGGGATCGAGAGACCGACGTCACACGCGTGTGGTCTACGACGCGGCGGACGAGGGCTGGTCCCGAACGGTCATCGGCGGGGCTGCTGATCGGCCGACGGAAGCTCGGGGATCATGA
- a CDS encoding ABC-F family ATP-binding cassette domain-containing protein, with protein MLAVHELEIRVGARLLMENVSFRVSDGDKIGLVGRNGAGKTTLTKVLAGDVLPSGGSVTRSGELGYLPQDPRSGNPEDLARTRILDARGLGQLNLGMTEAALAMGSDDPAVAEKAMKRYARLTEEFEGQGGYAAEAEAASIANNLSLPDRILDQPLSTLSGGQRRRIELARILFSDAETMILDEPTNHLDADSVVWLREFLKNYKGGLIVISHDVELVGETVNRVFYLDANRQIIDTYNMNWKNYLRQRVADEERRKKERANAEKKATTLQLQAARFGAKASKAAAAHQMIARADKLLAGLDDVRQEDRVAKLRFPKPAPCGKTPMMATGLSKSYGSLEIFTDVDLAIDRGSKVVVLGLNGAGKTTLLRMLAGVDQPDTGQLEPGHGLKVGYYAQEHENLDVNRSVLENMVSAAPHITEMEARRVLGSFLFTGDDVLKPAGVLSGGEKTRLSLATLVVSSANLLLLDEPTNNLDPASREEILGALAHYEGAVVLVSHDPGAVQSLNPERVLILPDGVEDLWSQEYQDLIELA; from the coding sequence TATGGAGAACGTGTCGTTCCGTGTGAGCGACGGAGACAAGATCGGTCTCGTCGGCCGCAACGGTGCAGGCAAGACCACGCTCACCAAGGTGCTCGCCGGTGACGTCCTCCCGTCGGGCGGCAGCGTGACCCGGTCAGGCGAGCTCGGCTACCTGCCGCAGGATCCTCGTTCGGGCAACCCCGAAGACCTCGCACGCACCCGCATCCTCGACGCGCGCGGACTCGGTCAGCTCAACCTCGGGATGACCGAAGCGGCACTCGCGATGGGATCAGACGACCCCGCGGTCGCCGAAAAGGCGATGAAGCGCTACGCGCGCCTCACCGAGGAGTTCGAGGGGCAGGGTGGGTACGCAGCTGAGGCTGAGGCGGCATCCATCGCGAACAACCTGTCGCTGCCCGACCGCATCCTCGACCAGCCGCTGTCGACGCTGTCCGGCGGTCAGCGCCGTCGCATCGAGCTGGCCCGTATCCTTTTCTCCGATGCCGAGACCATGATCCTCGACGAGCCGACCAACCACCTCGACGCCGACAGCGTGGTGTGGCTGCGTGAGTTCCTCAAGAACTACAAGGGCGGGCTGATCGTGATCAGTCACGATGTCGAGCTCGTCGGCGAGACCGTCAACCGCGTCTTCTATCTCGACGCGAACCGCCAGATCATCGACACCTACAACATGAACTGGAAGAACTACCTGCGTCAGCGGGTGGCTGACGAGGAGCGCCGCAAGAAGGAACGCGCCAACGCCGAGAAGAAGGCCACGACCCTGCAGCTGCAGGCGGCCCGCTTCGGGGCGAAGGCGTCGAAGGCCGCTGCCGCTCACCAGATGATCGCGCGTGCCGACAAGCTGCTCGCTGGCCTCGACGACGTCCGCCAGGAGGACCGCGTCGCGAAGCTGCGCTTCCCGAAGCCGGCTCCCTGCGGCAAGACCCCGATGATGGCGACCGGACTCTCGAAGTCCTACGGCTCACTCGAGATCTTTACGGACGTCGACCTCGCGATCGACCGCGGTTCGAAGGTCGTCGTGCTCGGGCTGAACGGCGCGGGCAAGACGACGCTGCTGCGCATGCTCGCGGGGGTCGACCAGCCCGACACCGGCCAGCTCGAGCCGGGACACGGCCTGAAGGTCGGGTACTACGCGCAGGAGCACGAGAACCTCGATGTGAACCGCTCGGTGCTCGAGAACATGGTGTCGGCCGCACCGCACATCACTGAGATGGAAGCGCGCAGGGTGCTCGGCTCGTTCCTGTTCACAGGAGATGACGTGCTGAAGCCCGCCGGAGTGCTCTCCGGAGGCGAGAAGACCCGTCTCTCTCTGGCGACCCTCGTGGTTTCGTCGGCCAACCTGCTGCTGCTCGACGAGCCCACGAACAACCTCGACCCCGCCTCGCGCGAGGAGATCCTCGGTGCCCTCGCGCATTACGAGGGCGCTGTCGTGCTCGTCTCGCACGACCCGGGAGCGGTGCAGTCGCTCAATCCCGAGCGCGTGCTGATCCTGCCGGACGGCGTCGAGGATCTCTGGAGCCAGGAGTACCAGGACCTCATCGAGCTCGCCTGA